A window of the Lolium perenne isolate Kyuss_39 chromosome 7, Kyuss_2.0, whole genome shotgun sequence genome harbors these coding sequences:
- the LOC127315420 gene encoding uncharacterized protein yields the protein METTGHGALKENYFLDDGAYMVVKIIIEMVRMRLAGLDGGVGSLIKDLEEPAESVLFRMDIVGEPKNAKQRGVQAVETFKNYIEEGKLNGWVLDDCGDCSVDQGCLVDNNDHPIDVDAYMYRAKFYDESQRRLEWVHILQSVHNPNIALNMQSCVPGGCKSMARSIFDGFLLTSGVNEFVDITQVQSFAE from the exons ATGGAGACCACCGGGCACGGCGCGCTCAAGGAGAACTACTTCCTCGACGACGGCGCGTACATGGTGGTGAAGATTATCATCGAGATGGTCCGGATGAGGCTGGCAGGACTAGATGGAGGGGTGGGGAGCCTGATCAAGGATCTCGAGGAGCCTGCCGAGTCCGTGTTGTTTAGGATGGACATCGTGGGCGAACCCAAGAATGCAAAACAACGGGGCGTGCAAGCAGTCGAGACTTTCAAGAACTACATCGAG GAAGGGAAGCTTAACGGTTGGGTGCTCGATGATTGTGGCGACTGCTCCGTTGATCAGGGATGCCTTGTGGACAACAACGATcatcccattgatgttgatgcGTACATGTACAG GGCAAAATTTTACGACGAGTCTCAGAGACGACTAGAATGGGTTCACATTCTCCAAAGTGTGCATAACCCCAATATAGCACTAAACATGCAGTCTTGTGTTCCTGGTGGCTGCAAATCCATGGCAAGGAGTATTTTTGATGG GTTTTTGTTGACAAGTGGAGTAAATGAATTTGTTGACATCACTCAAGTACAAAGCTTTGCAGAGTAG
- the LOC127315421 gene encoding probable trehalose-phosphate phosphatase 7, whose translation MAAMACPCPGPRFPYPPPRAGAGMAVRCKCLRAELGAGLVESMRASSPTHTRAAAALAASVDEEHAAWMARHPSALGKFEEIVAASKGKQIVMFLDYDGTLSPIVNDPDAAIMSDTMRMAVRSVAKQFPMATVSGRCRDKVFEFVKLAELYYAGSHGMDIKGPAKSSVGHAKSNSKAKGVLFQPASEFMPMIEQGWAAVAETVKSVVREYPKQEKINMHAPCNSSLFSLQARDR comes from the exons ATGGCGGCGATGGCGTGCCCTTGCCCGGGGCCTCGGTTCCCGTACCCGCCACCGCGAGCCGGGGCAGGGATGGCCGTGCGCTGCAAGTGCCTGCGGGCGGAGCTCGGCGCGGGGCTGGTCGAGTCCATGCGGGCGTCTTCGCCCACGCACACCAGGGCCGCCGCGGCCCTCGCCGCCAGCGTCGACGAGGAGCACGCCGCCTGGATG GCGAGGCACCCATCGGCGCTTGGCAAGTTCGAGGAGATCGTGGCGGCGTCCAAGGGGAAGCAGATCGTCATGTTCCTCGACTACGACGGCACGCTGTCGCCCATCGTCAATGACCCCGACGCCGCCATCATGAGCGACACG ATGCGGATGGCAGTGCGCAGCGTCGCCAAGCAGTTCCCGATGGCGACCGTCAGCGGCCGGTGCCGCGACAAGGTGTTCGAGTTCGTCAAGCTGGCGGAGCTGTACTACGCCGGCAGCCACGGCATGGACATCAAGGGCCCGGCCAAATCCTCCGTCGGACACGCAAAGTCCAACTCCAAG GCTAAAGGAGTTCTGTTTCAGCCAGCAAGCGAGTTCATGCCCATGATCGAGCAG GGTTGGGCAGCGGTGGCGGAGACGGTGAAGTCCGTGGTGCGGGAGTACCCGAAGCAAGAGAAGATAAACATGCACGCCCCTTGCAATTCTAGTTTATTCAGTTTGCAAGCAAGAGATCGATGA